A section of the Babesia microti strain RI chromosome I, complete genome genome encodes:
- a CDS encoding RAP protein, putative translates to MMRCMSCIMIYPALQHPKLRYILWSKYCKIYSFPFNLHYKYSYTDIIKSFRQKCNHLEHNYTHSQYIGLLNEVKYVSDGKTKNELEVDFRNLTNKTLIEAKNAEELLTLLSQYVELDWRSSARDLLPKITTQINDSNANGSTLTNKITYAIKVFELLSQIKLLDNQLTDYIIQNVKFIINSDFAKLILSVSTYGLRTKHILDNLYNECMLRANDFNTTDAMMIIRGLSDFAIDYKDFFKLQTEKLSYNVQSLTDDDKKLVLNMCRALHHDVSFEPLKDAISKHLLDNVDSYEIDYLISIIPYLSRGSKSNSSRALVCQTLIKLFNDELKLKSCSVEQLSNILESVAWWKIRSNLINRILSLLTTRINDVKNAKNLGLFVDIYNSINAMSWFHHPFMLSSAPFVKEPHLMSRISPLQFTRILQTFNKIRYYDRESYESMLEYISSDFSALSTRVNQLSDVLLAAADANVQAHNFYKKCAAYIYEFFKEIHLQVTDDNMIKYLESRRVWPRDIANLSWSLTVLEYHRTSEFIPLIQLLLSPQIVPKLTASEVEMVLHCAEACIIECTNIPKLMLIAQDLSQIYNKQLQQIKNDYDKMLAEENYNDSVNSTKSAGSRIYSHNEKRDGPWISRHQSLYSEFHSRGRLRASRQIQNTLKHMGIEDMLCRVTPHFSSPNIIDICFSKEHKKGIVILGGNFLMRDSHTGDWNYMETGLTVLQRRVLSLQNWKTYEIGCSAWSQMVNLQDRKDLLQRALASLEIEIPDRQ, encoded by the exons ATGATGCGCTGTATGTCATGTATTATGATATACCCTGCGCTTCAACATCCAAAACTGAGGTACATATTATGGtctaaatattgcaaaatatattcatttccCTTTAATTTACACTACAAATACAGTTATACGGATATTATTAAG AGTTTTAGACAGAAATGTAACCACTTGGAGCACAATTACACCCATTCTCAATACATTGGATTGTTAAATGAAGTCAAATACGTTAGTGACGGTAAAACCAAAAATGAGTTGGAAGTTGACTTTAGAAATTTAACAAACAAGACACTAATTGAAGCTAAAAATGCAGAAGAATTATTAACTTTATTGAGTCAGTACGTAGAGTTGGATTGGCGTTCTTCTGCTAGAGATTTATTACCAAAAATTACAACGCAAATTAATGATTCAAACGCAAATGGCTCAACGTtaaccaataaaattacttaCGCCATTAAGGTGTTTGAATTGCTATCGCAAATAAAACTACTAGACAATCAACTTACCGACTACATCATTCAAAATGTGAaattcataataaattcGGATTTTGCCAAACTAATCCTATCTGTCTCAACCTACGGCCTAAGGACTAAACatatattggataatttgtacaatgAATGCATGCTCAGAGCCAACGATTTTAATACCACAGATGCAATGATGATTATACGCGGTCTATCGGATTTTGCCATAGACTACAAAGACTTTTTCAAATTGCAAActgaaaaattatcatacaATGTGCAATCTCTTACTGATGATGATAAGAAACTAGTTCTTAATATGTGCCGAGCATTACACCACGACGTGTCATTTGAACCACTAAAGGATGCTATATCTAAGCACTTATTAGATAATGTAGATAGTTACGAAATTGATTACCTAATTAGCATAATTCCCTATTTGTCGAGGGGCTCGAAAAGCAATTCATCAAGGGCACTGGTTTGTCAGAcactaattaaattatttaatgatgaACTAAAACTTAAAAGCTGCTCAGTTGAACAGCTTTCTAACATTTTAGAGTCAGTAGCTTGGTGGAAGATAAG ATCAAATCTTATCAATCGCATATTATCCCTTTTAACCACTAGAATTAATGATGTTAAGAATGCCAAAAATCTGGGGTTATTTGTagatatttacaattcTATCAATGCAATGAGCTGGTTTCACCACCCTTTCATGTTATCTTCGGCACCATTTGTGAAG GAACCACACTTGATGTCTCGAATTTCACCCTTGCAATTTACTCGTATTTTGCAGACCTTCAACAAGATCCGTTATTATGATAGGGAAAGCTACGAATCAATGCTAGAGTACATATCGAGCGATTTTAGTGCATTATCAACGCGTGTCAATCAGCTTTCAGATGTACTCCTTGCGGCAGCAGATGCAAATGTTCAAGCgcacaatttttacaaaaaatgcGCAgcatatatttatgaattttttaaagaaATTCACCTGCAGGTCACTGATGATAATATGATAAAGTATTTGGAGTCTAG GCGTGTTTGGCCCAGGGACATAGCCAATCTTTCTTGGTCACTAACAGTATTAGAGTACCACAGGACTTCAGAATTCATACCACTTATTCAATTATTGCTTTCCCCTCA aattgTACCAAAGCTCACTGCATCAGAAGTAGAAATGGTATTACATTGCGCTGAAGCTTGTATTATTGAGTGCACCAATATACCAAAACTTATGCTTATAGCACAGGATTTATCACAGatatataacaaacaactccaacaaataaaaaatgattatgaTAAAATGCTGGCAGAAGAAAACTATAATGATAGTGTTAATTCGACTAAAAGTGCAGGTAGTAGAATTTATAGTCACAATGAAAAACGCGATGGTCCATGGATAAGTAGGCACCAAAGCTTGTACTCGGAATTTCACTCTAGGGGCAGACTTAGAGCTTCTAgacaaatacaaaatacGCTTAAACATATGGGCATTGAAGATATGTTATGTCGTGTCACTCCTCACTTTTCTAGTCCCAACATTATCGACATTTGCTTCTCCAAGGAACATAAAAAAGGCATTGTTATTCTTGGtggtaattttttgatgcGTGATTCACACACCGGCGATTGGAATTACATGGAAACGGGACTTACAGTTTTACAGCGTAGGGTGTTATCACTGCAAAATTGGAAg ACATATGAGATTGGATGTTCTGCCTGGTCTCAAATGGTTAATCTGCAAGATAGGAAAGATTTGTTACAAAGAGCATTAGCGTCGTTGGAAATTGAAATACCTGATAGACAGTAA
- a CDS encoding large subunit ribosomal protein L10e (overlaps_old_locusTagID:BBM_I02145) codes for MARRPARCYRYCKNKPYPKSRFCRGVPDPKIRIFDMGKKAADVDTFPSVVHIVSNEYEQISNEALEAARVCANKYMVKNGGKEYFHIRVRVHPFHVIRINKMLSCAGADRLQTGMRRAFGKPVGLVARVHIGQILMSIRTKEHLIPRAIEAFRRAKYKFPGRQRIFVSQNWGFTNFSKRDYLRYKAEGRLENKGVHVKWIPAKGPLTKIFPNADQISIPTES; via the exons ATGGCCCGCCGACCCGCACGTTGCTATCGTTATTGCAAGAACAAGCCCTATCCTAAGTCGCGCTTCTGCCGTGGTGTCCCAGACCCTAAAATTAGGATCTTCGATATGGGTAAGAAGGCGGCTGACGTTGACACTTTCCCCTCCGTAGTCCACATTGTGTCAAACGAGTATGAgcaaatttcaaatgaagCTCTAGAAGCTGCTCGAGTTTGCGCCAATAAG TATATGGTGAAAAACGGCGGTAAGGAGTACTTCCACATTCGCGTGAGGGTACACCCTTTCCATGTTATAAGGATCAACAAAATGCTTTCATGTGCAGGTGCTGATAGATTACAAACTGGAATGCGAAGGGCTTTTGGCAAACCAGTAGGACTTGTGGCTCGTGTTCATATTGGACAAATATTAATGTCTATCCGCACAAAG GAACACCTAATACCTCGTGCCATTGAAGCTTTCAGACGTGCTAAATACAAGTTCCCCGGAAGGCAAAGAATATTTGTTTCCCAAAATTGGGGATTCACAAATTTCAGCAAGAGAGACTACCTCAGATATAAGGCAGAGGGCAGGTTAGAAAATAAAGGCGTTCATGTTAAATGGATTCCTGCAAAGGGCCCACTAACTAAAATATTCCCCAATGCTGACCAGATCAGTATACCCACGGAATCATAA
- a CDS encoding nascent polypeptide-associated complex subunit beta (overlaps_old_locusTagID:BBM_I02150) — translation MAVIAGEEITPEMLAARAKLREKLGAIGQQTGGKGTVRRKAKRVFKPIGDDKKMQVILKRLGTANIPGIEEVQMIKDDGNMIHIVNPKIQASPSSNTYVISGNAEEKAISIPQLLDQLNAAGIDYKKHGLDPEVLKQFNGNDNDDIPELVESFEETSINT, via the coding sequence ATGGCAGTGATTGCTGGGGAGGAAATAACCCCTGAAATGCTGGCTGCGCGGGCCAAGCTCAGAGAAAAGCTCGGTGCTATCGGGCAACAGACCGGAGGCAAAGGTACAGTGAGGCGAAAGGCTAAGCGTGTTTTTAAGCCTATTGGAGATGACAAGAAAATGCAGGTTATTTTGAAACGTTTGGGCACTGCCAACATTCCAGGTATAGAAGAGGTCCAGATGATCAAGGACGATGGGAATATGATCCACATAGTAAATCCAAAAATTCAAGCATCTCCCAGCTCCAACACATATGTCATATCGGGTAATGCAGAGGAAAAGGCAATTTCAATACCACAATTGTTGGATCAACTAAATGCAGCAGGTATTGACTACAAGAAACATGGTTTGGACCCTGAGGTTCTGAAGCAGTTCAACGGGAACGACAATGATGATATCCCGGAACTTGTTGAATCATTTGAGGAGACTTCCATTAATACATAG
- a CDS encoding large subunit ribosomal protein L21e (overlaps_old_locusTagID:BBM_I02155), producing the protein MPHSFGIRSRTRKKYSKAFRRHGMSTVGRCLQTFKRGEYVDIICDPAQHRGMPHSFYHGRTGIVYNVAPRALSVMVRKVVGNREILKRINVHIDHVRKSRCREDFINRVKANDRAKNEAKARGESAPLCKRQPAGVSPGYIVKADPNSIITMDAIPFVEKY; encoded by the coding sequence ATGCCTCACTCATTCGGAATTCGATCGCGAACTAGAAAAAAGTATTCTAAGGCGTTCAGACGCCATGGAATGTCAACTGTTGGTCGTTGTTTGCAAACTTTCAAACGTGGAGAATACGTCGACATTATTTGCGATCCAGCGCAACACCGCGGCATGCCTCACTCATTTTATCACGGTAGAACTGGTATAGTTTACAATGTTGCCCCTAGGGCCTTGTCTGTTATGGTTAGAAAAGTTGTGGGCAATAGGGAAATCCTTAAACGTATAAACGTTCATATTGACCACGTGCGAAAAAGTCGTTGTAGGGAAGATTTTATTAATCGCGTAAAGGCAAACGACCGGGCAAAGAATGAGGCAAAGGCAAGGGGAGAAAGTGCTCCATTATGCAAGAGGCAACCAGCAGGCGTATCTCCTGGGTATATTGTTAAGGCCGATCCTAATAGTATAATTACCATGGATGCCATACCTTTTGTTGAAAAGTATTAA
- a CDS encoding protein arginine N-methyltransferase 1 (overlaps_old_locusTagID:BBM_I02160) has protein sequence MVNLEEFASDWIGFPEDDIESGDYYFDSYSHFGIQEEMLKDSVRTDAFRNAILQNGHLFYDKIVLDLGCGTGIMAMFAVQAGSKHVYAVDQSAIIFKAKQIIRDNNMGDKITFIRDKIEDVTLPEKVDIIVSEWIGYFCLYESMLDSVIFARDKWLKEGGLIFPDKVNIYIAGIEDGEYKAEKLDSWRSFYGLDFSSVIPTVMHEPIIDTVDSRALVTNPYCILKIDVNKWKTEDSNFCAKYRIVANKKDFMHAFVFWFDIIFSQCHVPVHISTSPNSSTTHWKQTVFYIRDNMPLEKGDIITGMICVRKNRDNKRDLDVKMSYYGKGKWFQVDDCNFYRIR, from the exons atggTGAATCTTGAAGAATTTGCTAGTGACTGGATCGGATTCCCAGaagatgatattgaatCCGGGGACTACTATTTCGACTCCTACTCCCACTTTGGTATACAAGAGGAAATGTTAAAGGATTCCGTTCGCACGg ACGCATTTAGGAACGCAATTTTGCAAAACGGGCATCTGttttatgataaaatagTGCTAGATTTGGGATGTGGCACTGGAATAATGGCAATGTTTGCAGTTCAAGCCGGATCAAAGCATGTGTATGCGGTGGATCAATCAGCGATTATATTCAAAGCTAAGCAGATTATCCGTGACAATAATATGGgagataaaattacatttataaGGGATAAAATTGAGGATGTAACATTGCCTGAAAAGGTGGATATCATTGTTAGTGAGTGGATTGGCTATTTTTGTCTGTATGAAAGTATGTTAGATTCGGTTATATTTGCCAGGGATAAG TGGTTAAAAGAAGGCGGGCTTATATTTCCAGAcaaagtaaatatttatatcgcTGGTATTGAAGATGGTGAGTATAAGGCTGAAAAGCTGGATTCTTGGCGTAGTTTTTACGGCCTAGACTTTTCTAGCGTTATACCTACTGTTATGCATGAGCCAATCATAGATACTGTGGACTCTCGTGCCTTGGTAACTAATCCCTATTGTATATTG AAAATTGATGTAAACAAGTGGAAAACTGAAGATTCAAACTTCTGTGCTAAATATAGGATCGTTGCAAATAAAAAGGACTTCATGCATGCGTTTGTTTTTTGGTTTGACATAATATTCTCCCAATGTCACGTACCAGTTCATATAAGCACAAGTCCAAACTCAAGCACCACACATTGGAAGCAGACGGTATTTTATATCAGAGATAATATGCCCCTGGAGAAGGGAG ATATTATAACTGGCATGATATGTGTGCGGAAGAACAGGGATAACAAGAGAGATCTAGATGTGAAGATGTCTTATTATGGCAAGGGAAAGTGGTTTCAAGTGGAtgattgtaatttttatcgTATCAGATGA
- a CDS encoding conserved Plasmodium protein, unknown function (overlaps_old_locusTagID:BBM_I02165) encodes MSAVYIRKTTEIDDFLKKYIVYYTSKHLQTHSQIDEVKNRKQDPIKEKTPVDEMLNSDTINLDKLLELVSEYSKWKGDTVITVNDLLKNTTIMNRIELPRPENVDDNKIFEEQRYQRLISKFKPKANEKVLPPLGIGLNAIMTVVMTFIGAFYLAVNHAKMGLVMSVSVALVVSFIAITVECILFIMKF; translated from the exons ATGTCCGCCGTATATATACGAAAAACGACTGAAATAGACGATTTTctcaaaaaatacattgtATATTACACATCAAAACATCTTCAAACACATTCCCAAATAGATGAAGTTAAAAATCGCAAACAAGACCCTATCAAAGAAAAAACTCCTGTGGATGAAATGCTAAACTCTGacacaataaatttggataaattacTTGAACTT GTTAGCGAATATTCTAAATGGAAAGGAGACACTGTCATTACTGTAAATGATTTACTTAAAAATACCACTATAATGA ATCGCATTGAATTACCTAGACCAGAAAATGTGGATGATAACAAGATTTTTGAGGAACAGCGCTACCAAAGGTtgatttcaaaatttaaaccTAAGGCTAATGAGAAGGTATTACCACCTCTAGG aataGGACTGAATGCGATAATGACTGTAGTTATGACCTTCATTGGAGCATTTTATTTGGCAGTGAACCATGCAAAAATGGGATTGGTAATG AGCGTTTCAGTAGCATTGGTAGTTTCATTCATTGCTATTACTGTCGAATGTATTCTGTTCATCATGAAATTCTAA
- a CDS encoding large subunit ribosomal protein L7Ae (overlaps_old_locusTagID:BBM_I02170), translating into MPPSSAKKNKKLPPNPLGEKEKKSVIKLSPFEATPRNFRIGGNIRPRLNLSRYVRWPRYIRIQRQRKILLQRLKIPPAINQFKYTIDKSQSVELLRFLENYKPETRKEKKARLTATAEALARGETVAAPKRPYMLKSGVNHVTDLIEYKKAKLVVIAHDVHPIELVICIPALCRRKEIPYCIIKGKSRLGKLINQKTATVVALDNVRKQDQAKFDHFVKLFTGMFNDNVDIRRQWGGHTMGIKSLHKQIKNDLLISQEHSKKLGL; encoded by the exons atg CCACCATCTTCGGCTAAAAAgaacaaaaaattaccaCCTAATCCCCTTGGGGAAAAGGAAAAGAAGAGTGTAATCAAGTTGAGTCCATTCGAAGCAACTCCAAGAAATTTTAGAATTGGAGGAAATATACGACCCAGACTCAACTTGAGTAGATATGTCAGATGGCCCAGATATATCAGGATTCAAAGACAGAGAAAGATCTTGTTGCAGCGTCTTAAGATTCCTCCTGCAATTAACCAATTTAAGTATACCATTGATAAGAGTCAG TCTGTTGAACTACTGCGATTTTTGGAGAACTACAAACCAGAGACCAGAAAAGAGAAGAAGGCTAGACTTACCGCTACAGCTGAAGCATTAGCTAGAGGTGAAACTGTAGCAGCCCCTAAGCGTCCTTACATGCTAAAAAGTGGAGTAAATCACGTCACCGACTTGATAGAATATAAGAAGGCTAAACTTGTTGTTATTGCTCACGATGTACATCCCATTGAATTGGTGATATGTATCCCTGCCCTTTGCCGTAGAAAGGAGATCCCCTATTGCATTATCAAGGGGAAGAGTAGGTTGGGCAAACTTATTAACCAAAAGACAGCAACAGTGGTGGCTTTGGATAATGTTAGAAAACAAGATCAGGCGAAGTTTGATCATTTTGTGAAACTGTTCACTGGCATGTTCAATGACAATGTTGATATTAGGAGACAGTGGGGAGGTCATACTATGGGTATCAAGTCGCTGCACAAGCAAATTAAAAACGATTTACTTATTTCTCAAGAGCATTCTAAGAAACTTGGCCTATAA
- a CDS encoding large subunit ribosomal protein L5e (overlaps_old_locusTagID:BBM_I02175): protein MAYVKIFKNRAYFKRFQVKYRRRREGKTDYYARKRLVQQDKNKYSSPKYRLVVRATSTRIICQIVSSTIIGDKIHASADSSELKHFGIQTGLTNYAAAYCTGLLVARRILLKLGLDSQFAATEATGEDYHIEEQDCERRPFKALLDVGITITTTGNRVFGAMKGACDGGLHIPHSEKRFPGYTKDGDECSYDSKVHSDRIMGVHVANYMRYLQEEDPDKYKKHFSQYIKNGVDPDKIESLYRAAHDKIKKDPIVPKKTRKYPSKNVIQGNTVKTYSKTYPRHRKLTKEQRNERLKMKMQMCLEAEQAAA from the exons ATGGCTTAcgtgaaaatttttaaaaacaGGGCGTACTTTAAACGATTCCAAGTTAAATATAGACGAAGAAGAG AGGGAAAGACTGACTACTATGCCAGGAAGAGACTGGTGCAACAGGACAAGAACAAGTATAGTTCTCCCAAGTATCGTTTGGTTGTGCGTGCCACTTCTACACGCATAATCTGCCAAATTGTCTCATCGACCATTATTGGAGACAAAATACATGCATCTGCGGACTCATCAGAACTCAAGCATTTTGGCATCCAAACTGGACTAACCAATTATGCAGCTGCCTATTGCACC GGCTTACTCGTTGCTAGGAGGATACTATTGAAATTGGGATTGGACAGTCAATTTGCCGCAACGGAAGCCACCGGTGAAGATTATCACATAGAGGAACAAGACTGTGAAAGAAGACCATTTAAAGCTCTTTTAGACGTGGGCATCACGATTACTACAACTGGAAACCGCGTTTTTGGTGCCATGAAAGGCGCTTGCGATGGTGGATTGCACATTCCGCATAGTGAAAAGAGATTCCCAGGCTATACTAAAGATGGCGATGAATGTAGCTATGACTCTAAAGTGCATAGTGATAGAATTATGGGCGTACATGTTGCAAATTACATGAGATATTTACAAGAAGAAGACCCTGACAAGTACAAAAAACATTTCTCTCAGTACATCAAAAATGGAGTAGATCCGGATAAAATTGAGTCTCTATACCGGGCGGCccatgataaaattaagaaGGATCCCATAGTTCCTAAAAAGACTAGGAAATATCCATCCAAGAATGTTATCCAGGGCAATACGGTTAAGACATATTCCAAGACTTATCCTCGCCATCGTAAACTCACTAAAGAACAAAGAAACGAGAGattgaaaatgaagatGCAGATGTGTCTGGAAGCAGAGCAGGCAGCTGCTTAA
- a CDS encoding exosome complex component RRP4 (overlaps_old_locusTagID:BBM_I02180) → MDSIGRIVIPGDCVASTSKTLLNGYGIYKHEGVLYASLMGKLEQINQLIYVKPLKGRYMAQVGDIVVGRIDEIVGNKWMVEIGSVERAQLSIFQVNLSELSGRRRLNEDLYDMSNIFALDDLISCEVQRIMAEGTALLQIRSDKLGKLKNGIVLTVQPYLIKRQAKHIYIFDFGVKITLGCNGKIWLSSSDTNDAPSYGDRQNISIIRAIIQTIASHYIIIHFDMISEMYKMFIKKNYKIQNFDIFIQGTELLKEYLSLA, encoded by the exons atgGATAGTATTGGTAGAATAGTAATACCTGGGGATTGCGTTGCATCCACTTCAAAGACACTTCTTAATGGTTATGGCATTTATAAACATGAAGGAGTGCTATATGCGAGTCTAATGGGCAAATTGGAACAG ataaaCCAGCTGATTTATGTTAAACCGCTTAAGGGGCGTTATATGGCTCAAGTTGGTGATATAGTTGTTGGTagaattgatgaaattgttggTAATAAA tgGATGGTTGAAATTGGAAGCGTTGAACGGGCtcaattatcaatttttcaagTCAACTTAAGTGAACTTAGTGGAAGAAGGAGGTTGAACGAAGACCTCTATGATATGAGTAACATTTTTGCCCTAGATGATTTAATCTCATGCGAAGTACAGCGAATTATg gctGAAGGAACTGCACTCCTTCAAATTAGATCAGATAAATTGGGGAAACTTAAAAATGGAATAGTACTTACAGTTCAACcgtatttgataaaaagGCAAGCTAAACAcatatacatttttgaCTTTGgtgtaaaaattacacTTGGTTGTAATGGAAAGATCTGGTTAAGCTCCAGTGATACTAATGACGCTCCTTCGTATGGCGATAGACAAAATATTAGTATCATTAGAGCTATCATACAAACTATTGCATCGCATTACATAATCATTCATTTTGATATGATTAGTgaaatgtataaaatgtttataaaGAAGAATTACAagattcaaaattttgacatttttatccaagGAACTGAGTTACTCAAGGAATATCTATCCTTAGCTTAG
- a CDS encoding large subunit ribosomal protein L29e encodes MAKSKNHTNHNQNHKAHKNGIKKIKITKKISTKGMCPKFLRNQRYCKKGQINLKNKD; translated from the exons atgGCGAAATCTAAGAATCATACTAATCACAATCAG AACCACAAAGCACATAAAAATGGGATTAagaaaataaaaatcacAAAAAAAATCTCGACAAAAGGAATGTGCCCTAAGTTTCTCAGGAATCAAAGATACTGTAAGAAGGGTCAAATAAACCTCAAAAACAAGGATTAA
- a CDS encoding ubiquitin carboxyl-terminal hydrolase L3 (overlaps_old_locusTagID:BBM_I02185) — MDEIKWLPLEANPELFKKYAEMLGAKNLVFNDIYSCDDLDFDYIKKPVYGLILLFPLSCRIAAKRYSVTSKYEYNPDDVWFMNQTIPNACGTIAMLHLLHNLKKNNASHNSILQKMYSSTSSSDPLLRSKFLEDSKDIANLHVSLETQGQSESVNIADVDTHFITFVSIKNLLFELDGQQNGPICHGPVSNDNFLKKTVAIIKDEFMSIDPSEMRFSMIAVSGA, encoded by the exons ATGGATGAAATAAAATGGCTTCCTCTTGAAGCTAATCCTGAGTTATTCAAAAAGTATGCGGAGATGCTAGGAGCGAAAAATTTGGTATTTAATGACATCTATAGTTGTGATGACCTTGATTTTGACTAT attaaaAAACCAGTATATGGCctgattttattatttccATTAAGCTGCAga ATTGCTGCTAAACGTTATAGTGTGACTTCAAAGTACGAATACAACCCTGATGATGTATGGTTTATGAATCAG ACCATACCTAATGCGTGTGGTACCATTGCTATGCTACACCTATTGCACAATTTAAAGAAGAATAATGCCTCGCATAATTCTATACttcaaaaaatgtattCATCTACTTCCTCATCAGATCCTTTACTACGTTCGAAA TTTTTGGAAGATTCAAAGGATATTGCAAATCTACATGTGTCATTGGAAACCCAGGGCCAATCAGAATCGGTTAATATTGCTGATGTTGATACACACTTCATCACCTTTGTCAGcatcaaaaatttgttatttgaaCTT GATGGACAACAAAATGGTCCAATTTGCCATGGCCCTGTGagtaatgataattttttgaag aaaacAGTAGCAATTATAAAGGACGAATTCATGTCAATTGACCCCTCTGAAATGAGATTCTCGATGATTGCAGTTTCGGGTGCATGa
- a CDS encoding conserved Plasmodium protein, unknown function (overlaps_old_locusTagID:BBM_I02190), whose product MTDRIVFKSVIGSHRLRSKKTPRILFPYYQNYKPVYRGRNSRTPKWCWPDVDKYPYHTHQKRFPAKSDINIEFFAQFCNRSEKNRTLFELLHTLPNYGIKSIVYKKRVKPEADVIMYDKSSFNTKNDLSSTDKDYCRQNKNIGDENEEQTHECRLNINDSTYIISDHVQNNLFYYIKQVKYKIRPFKAKIISDMYYNDKLIKRNITPNGAIRGVWRYSFPITHTENKHLYRPAVQACYGDLIIGH is encoded by the exons ATGACGGATCGTATAGTTTTCAAGAGTGTCATTGGTAGCCATAGACTTAGGTCTAAGAAGACCCCAAGGATTCTATTTCCTTACTACCAAAATTATAAACCGGTTTACCGCGGTAGAAATTCCAGAACACCAA AGTGGTGTTGGCCTGATGTTGATAAGTATCCATACCATACACATCAGAAAAGATTTCCCGCTAAAAGTGATATAAACATAGAATTTTTTGCACAATTTTGCAACCGTTCCGAAAAAAATCGAACGCTATTCGAACTTCTCCACACACTCCCCAACTACGGAATAAAATCCATAGTCTACAAGAAACGGGTTAAACCGGAGGCGGATGTAATCATGTATGATAAATCATCTTTTAatactaaaaatgatttatctTCCACCGATAAAGATTATTGTAgacaaaataaaaatattggagatgaaaatgaagaGCAAACGCATGAATGCAGATTGAATATCAATGACAGCACATACATAATTAGTGATCATGtccaaaataatttgttttacTATATAAAGCAG gttaaatataaaattcgACCATTCAAagcaaaaataataagtgATATGTATTACAATG ATAAACTTATAAAACGCAACATAACACCAAATGGCGCTATAAGGGGAGTATGGAGGTATTCCTTCCCCATCACTCATACTGAAAACAAACATTTATATAGACCCGCTGTACAAGCATGTTACGGTGATCTAATTATTGGGCATTAG